A window of the Bufo gargarizans isolate SCDJY-AF-19 chromosome 1, ASM1485885v1, whole genome shotgun sequence genome harbors these coding sequences:
- the DIRAS2 gene encoding GTP-binding protein Di-Ras2, which translates to MPEQSNDYRVVVFGAGGVGKSSLVLRFVKGTFRESYIPTIEDTYRQVISCDKSICTLQITDTTGSHQFPAMQRLSISKGHAFILVYSVTSRQSLEELKPIYEQVCQIKGDVESIPIMLVGNKSDESQNREVDSSDGEAIAKKWKCAFMETSAKMNHNVKELFQELLNLEKRRTVSLQIDGKKSKQQKRKEKLKGKCVVM; encoded by the coding sequence atgcctgagcaaaGTAACGATTACAGAGTAGTAGTTTTTGGAGCTGGAGGTGTGGGTAAAAGCTCCCTGGTTCTGCGCTTTGTAAAAGGTACATTTCGAGAAAGCTATATACCAACTATTGAAGACACCTACAGGCAAGTGATCAGCTGCGACAAAAGTATATGTACTTTGCAAATTACTGACACCACTGGAAGCCACCAGTTTCCAGCTATGCAGCGCCTATCTATATCAAAGGGGCATGCCTTCATTTTGGTTTACTCCGTCACCAGCAGGCAGTCCCTGGAAGAATTAAAGCCAATTTATGAACAGGTTTGCCAGATTAAAGGGGATGTTGAGAGCATCCCTATCATGTTAGTTGGAAATAAAAGTGATGAAAGCCAAAACAGAGAAGTGGACAGCTCGGATGGAGAAGCAAtagcaaaaaaatggaaatgtgccTTCATGGAGACATCTGCCAAGATGAACCACAATGTGAAGGAGTTGTTTCAAGAGCTTCTGAACCTTGAGAAACGCAGGACTGTGAGCCTTCAGATAGATGGCAAGAAAAGCAAGCagcaaaaaaggaaagaaaaactgAAAGGCAAATGTGTTGTCATGTAA